A genomic window from Anguilla rostrata isolate EN2019 chromosome 14, ASM1855537v3, whole genome shotgun sequence includes:
- the ark2n gene encoding uncharacterized protein C18orf25 homolog isoform X2 encodes MKMADTEKAEEFADSETPPEHPTEGSAATCVAGAGQDEPVKTETTSPSEKEVGSPLQSEPSLLSMPCLLMELRRDSPESQQASTESEKQPSSGRAYESDSSNPCMLSPSSSGHLADSDTLSSGDEVAGARAGGDGGAVEEGDPSAAAGGPAAAGARKSRRLRSESEMSSAMAAKKNRCQPSGAEKQPNGRLAKVKGHQSQKHKERMRLLRQKREAAARKKYNLLQDSSTSDSDLTCDSSTSSSDDDDEVSGSSKTITTNIPAGFGRAEGSSGVTSQIQGLLDSGAAWDRNSIGNVLEEAMTRFAVMQRQTEERFRVWMEKLTRLDSDEDSSKNSSDPREPRRHSGRQRGPRPSPPSSFLPSSESQETLASYGITRQNVAVVPLPLNNNPPEMISQNGNPSGEDPNLLNI; translated from the exons ATGAAGATGGCAGACACGGAGAAGGCTGAGGAATTTGCAGACTCAGAGACCCCACCAGAGCACCCTACGGAAGGATCGGCGGCGACTTGCGTGGCCGGCGCAGGACAGGACGAGCCTGTTAAGACGGAGACAACCTCCCCTTCTGAGAAGGAGGTTGGCAGCCCCTTGCAGTCGGAGCCCAGCCTGCTGTCCATGCCCTGCCTGCTGATGGAGCTGCGGAGAGACTCCCCGGAGTCCCAGCAGGCCTCCACAGAGAGCGAGAAGCAGCCTTCCTCCGGGCGAGCCTACGAGAGCGACTCCTCCAACCCCTGCATGCTCTCGCCGTCCTCCAGCGGCCACCTGGCAGACTCGGACACGCTCTCCTCCGGGGACGAGGTCGCCGGCGCGCGGGCGGGGGGCGACGGCGGCGCCGTCGAAGAGGGGGACCCCAGCGCGGCGGCCGGGGGCCCCGCCGCCGCGGGCGCCAGGAAGTCCAGGCGGTTGCGGTCCGAGAGCGAAATGTCCAGCGCAATGGCGGCAAAGAAGAACCGCTGCCAGCCAAGCGGGGCGGAGAAGCAGCCCAACGGCCGACTAGCCAAGGTGAAGGGTCACCAGAGCCAGAAGCACAAGGAGCGCATGAGGCTGCTGCGGCAGAAGAGGGAAGCGGCGGCCCGTAAGAAGTACAACCTGCTGCAGGACAGCAGTACGAGCGACAGCGACCTGACCTGCGACTCCAGCACCAGCTCCTCGGACGACGACGACGAGGTGTCAGGGAGCAGCAAGACAATCACCACTAACATCCCAG CTGGCTTTGGCCGTGCCGAGGGATCTTCAGGAGTGACCAGTCAAATTCAGGGCCTGCTGGACAGCGGAGCAGCCTGGGACCGGAACAGCAttgggaatgttctggaagaGGCCATGACGCGCTTTGCTGTGATGCAGCGGCAGACGGAGGAGCGTTTCCGCGTGTGGATGGAGAAGCTCACGCGGCTCGACTCGGACGAAGACTCGTCCAAGAACTCCAGCGACCCCAGGGAGCCCAGAAGACACTCGGGCCGCCAGAGGGGGCCCCGCCCTTCCCCGCCCAGCTCCTTCTTGCCGTCCTCCGAATCGCAGGAAACCTTGGCGTCATATGGAATAACCAGGCAGAATGTTGCCGTGGTGCCGCTCCCCCTCAACAACAACCCCCCCGAAATGATTTCCCAAAATGGAAACCCTTCTGGCGAAGACCCTaatcttttaaacatttaa
- the haus1 gene encoding HAUS augmin-like complex subunit 1, which yields MCEKITKVNQWLTKIFGDQTPPEYEVNTRTVDMLYQLADNSEARCNEVSLLIEDHKQKATEYQSDGCHLQEVLLQGIGLSSGSLAKPASDYLNALEACAMVLKVRDTSLSSFVPAINDLTNELLEAEKRDRQMERELTILRKKLGSSLVLRRTLQEDLKKNLKSQEVENAQAEERLLNMDFVKAKSKDLSFRINMAEEELASRKMDESLTHQAVLEVSEKIAKLKLEILPLKKKLESYKDLTPSPSLARVKIEEVKRELAAIDAELEMKVDILNTAIPKQHGRSLK from the exons atgtgtgaaaaaataacGAAG GTTAACCAGTGGCTCACCAAGATCTTCGGGGACCAAACTCCTCCAGAATATGAAGTTAACACTCGAACTGTAGATATGTTGTATCAACTGGCAGATAACAGCGAGGCCAGATGCAACGAGGTCTCTCTACTTATTGAAGATCATAAACAGAAAGCCACTGAGTATCAGTCAGATG GTTGCCATCTCCAGGAAGTTCTTTTGCAAGGAATTGGTCTGTCCTCCGGGAGTTTGGCAAAACCAGCCTCGGATTACTTGAATGCGCTTGAAGCCTGTGCCATGGTACTCAAAGTCAGGGACACGTCATTGTCAAG TTTTGTGCCTGCGATAAACGACCTGACCAATGAGCTCCTGGAAGCAGAGAAAAGGGACAGACAAATGGAAAGGGAGCTCACCATCCTCCGGAAGAAATTGGGCTCCAGCTTAGTGCTACGGAGGACCTTACAGGA AGACctcaaaaaaaatttgaaaagccAAGAGGTGGAGAATGCACAGGCTGAAGAAAGACTCCTCAACATGGACTTTGTCAAAGCAAAATCCAAGGACCTTTCATTCAGGATAAATATGGCCGAG GAGGAGCTGGCCTCCAGGAAAATGGATGAGTCCCTAACCCACCAAGCAGTACTAGAAGTCTCAGAG AAAATTGCCAAGTTGAAACTAGAGATCTTGCCACTAAAAAAGAAACTGGAATCTTACAAAGACCTGACCCct aGTCCATCTCTTGCCCGAGTCAAAATTGAAGAAGTGAAGAGAGAACTG GCTGCAATTGATGCTGAGCTTGAAATGAAAGTGGACATTCTGAACACAGCAATACCGAAACAGCATGGACGAtctctaaaataa
- the atp5fa1 gene encoding ATP synthase subunit alpha, mitochondrial produces the protein MLSVRVAAALARTLPRRAGFVSKNVAAACVGTRNLHINRPWLQKTGTAEVSSILEEKIMGADTSADLEETGRVLSIGDGIARVYGLRNVQAEEMVEFSSGLKGMSLNLEPDNVGVVVFGNDKLIKEGDIVKRTGAIVDVPVGDELLGRVVDALGNAIDGKGPLGSKIRRRVGLKAPGIIPRISVREPMQTGIKAVDSLVPIGRGQRELIIGDRQTGKTAIAIDTIINQKRFNEGTDEKKKLYCIYVAIGQKRSTVAQLVKRLTDADAMKYTIVVSATASDAAPLQYLAPYSGCSMGEYFRDNGKHALIIYDDLSKQAVAYRQMSLLLRRPPGREAYPGDVFYLHSRLLERAAKMNDNFGGGSLTALPVIETQAGDVSAYIPTNVISITDGQIFLETELFYKGIRPAINVGLSVSRVGSAAQTRAMKQVAGTMKLELAQYREVAAFAQFGSDLDAATQQLLNRGVRLTELLKQGQYSPMAIEEQVTVIYAGVRGYLDKLEPSKITKFEKAFLQHILSQQQDLLATIRTDGKISEASDAKLKEVVLNFLSSFEA, from the exons ATGCTGTCCGTTCGCGTTGCTGCGGCACTTGCCCGCACTCTGCCTAGGCGGGCAGGATTT GTGTCCAAGAATGTTGCTGCGGCCTGTGTAGGTACCAGGAACCTCCACATCAACAGACCATGGCTGCAGAaaacag GCACTGCAGAGGTGTCTTCCATCCTGGAGGAGAAGATTATGGGAGCTGACACCTCAGCTGACCTGGAGGAGACCGGCCGGGTTCTGTCCATCGGTGACGGTATTGCCAGAGTGTACGGACTCAGGAACGTGCAGGCTGAGGAGATGGTGGAGTTTTCCTCTGGCCTGAAG GGTATGTCTCTGAACTTGGAGCCTGACAATGTCGGCGTGGTGGTGTTCGGTAACGACAAGCTGATCAAGGAGGGCGACATTGTGAAGAGAACAGGCGCCATCGTGGATGTTCCCGTTGGTGACGAGCTGTTGGGCCGCGTTGTGGATGCTTTGGGCAATGCCATTGATGGGAAA GGGCCCCTGGGGTCTAAGATCCGTAGGAGGGTGGGCCTGAAGGCCCCTGGTATAATTCCCAGGATCTCTGTGCGTGAGCCCATGCAGACTGGCATCAAGGCTGTTGACAGTCTGGTGCCCATTGGGCGTGGCCAGCGTGAGCTGATCATTGGTGACAGGCAGACTGG CAAAACCGCCATTGCCATTGACACCATCATCAACCAGAAGAGGTTCAACGAGGGAACGGACGAGAAGAAGAAGCTGTACTGCATCTACGTCGCCATTGGGCAGAAGAGGTCCACCGTGGCCCAGCTGGTCAAGAGGCTCACCGATGCAGATGCCATGAAGTACACCATTGTGGTGTCTGCCACTGCCTCAGACGCCGCCCCCCTGCAGTACCTGGCCCCCTACTCTGGCTGCTCCATGGGAGAGTACTTCAGGGATAACGGCAAGCACGCCCTCATCATCTATGATGACTTGTCCAAGCAG GCTGTTGCCTACCGTCAGATGTCTCTGCTGCTTCGCCGCCCCCCCGGTCGTGAAGCTTACCCTGGTGACGTGTTCTACCTCCACTCCCGTCTGCTGGAGAGAGCGGCCAAGATGAACGACAACTTTGGCGGAGGCTCCCTGACTGCCCTGCCTGTCATTGAGACCCAGGCTGGCGACGTGTCCGCCTACATTCCAACCAACGTCATCTCCATCACTGACGGCCAG ATCTTCTTGGAAACAGAGTTGTTTTACAAGGGTATCCGCCCCGCCATCAACgtgggtctgtctgtgtcccGTGTAGGATCTGCTGCCCAGACTAGGGCCATGAAGCAG GTGGCTGGTACCATGAAGCTGGAGCTGGCTCAGTACCGCGAGGTGGCTGCCTTCGCCCAGTTTGGCTCCGACTTGGACGCCGCCACCCAGCAGCTGCTGAACCGCGGCGTGCGTCTGACCGAGCTGCTGAAGCAGGGCCAGTACT CTCCCATGGCCATCGAGGAACAGGTGACGGTCATCTACGCTGGCGTCCGGGGCTATCTGGACAAATTGGAGCCCAGCAAGATCACAAAGTTTGAGAAGGCCTTCCTGCAGCACATCCTCAGCCAGCAACAGGACCTGCTGGCCACAATCAG GACTGATGGCAAGATCTCAGAGGCTTCAGATGCTAAGCTGAAGGAGGTTGTCTTGAATTTCCTGTCTAGCTTTGAAGCATAA